The following coding sequences are from one Arcobacter nitrofigilis DSM 7299 window:
- a CDS encoding pentapeptide repeat-containing protein has protein sequence MNWRDYRLIKKESEDKYFCKFCQCNFNDAEYKITNDKNKCIFHCDKLTWITKDDPKDNDYNLSTEIVYFLNEKKIIFFWNKFKELVEEEINLSEDELYSRFSDFIFPELEESIFRDYSFKSDLVFNKNCSFEGNINFFKTIFNGKVYFDNCKIKGNISFGKSIFKDRFIFNNMKEIKKVCLRFAEFEKKVEFKESACKEIDLENTVFKSLCDFYKSKFTKVNFARTDFEKVSVFSETEFNCDVDFKYTKFLGKTIFRDTVISGKLNLRDTIFDAEANFLDITSIKRKQNEEKQFIDEPTDIKVANRETARVIKNFYDNSNNIIEANRFYKLEMNARLDEFNDMKFSDYRIFEKLVFLVHWISSNHSQNWLLSLFWIINLTYLYSYVLIQDFLLECKTSNTEICTEYYNLIHMIHPAFSNYLLYVSAALTMIAIPSLIMWISEEGKRKTFHSMLVLMLVNSYVLYAYISYDYKLKFFSNTINPFSIMMGNQHLIFLTLFYKVVIAYLTYQLIISIRQNTRRK, from the coding sequence ATGAATTGGAGAGACTATAGATTAATTAAAAAAGAATCTGAAGATAAATATTTTTGTAAATTTTGCCAGTGTAATTTTAATGATGCTGAATATAAAATAACCAATGATAAAAATAAATGTATTTTTCATTGTGATAAACTTACTTGGATAACAAAAGATGATCCTAAAGATAATGATTATAATTTATCTACAGAAATAGTATATTTTTTGAATGAAAAGAAAATCATTTTCTTTTGGAATAAATTTAAAGAGTTAGTTGAAGAAGAAATTAATCTATCTGAAGACGAATTATATTCAAGATTTTCAGATTTTATATTTCCTGAATTGGAGGAAAGTATATTTAGGGATTATTCATTTAAAAGTGATTTAGTATTTAATAAAAATTGTAGTTTTGAAGGTAATATAAATTTTTTCAAAACTATATTTAATGGAAAAGTTTATTTTGATAATTGTAAAATTAAAGGAAATATTAGTTTTGGAAAATCTATTTTTAAAGATAGATTTATTTTTAATAATATGAAAGAAATAAAAAAAGTTTGCTTACGCTTTGCAGAATTTGAAAAAAAAGTAGAATTTAAAGAATCAGCTTGTAAAGAAATTGATTTAGAAAATACAGTATTTAAATCATTATGTGATTTTTATAAAAGTAAGTTTACAAAAGTAAATTTTGCAAGAACAGATTTCGAAAAGGTTTCAGTTTTTAGTGAAACCGAGTTTAATTGTGATGTTGACTTTAAATATACAAAGTTTTTAGGTAAAACAATTTTTAGGGATACAGTGATTAGTGGAAAACTTAATTTAAGAGATACTATTTTTGATGCAGAAGCAAATTTTCTTGATATAACCTCAATTAAGAGAAAGCAAAATGAAGAAAAGCAATTTATTGATGAACCCACGGATATAAAAGTTGCTAATAGAGAAACTGCAAGGGTAATTAAAAACTTTTATGATAATTCAAATAATATTATTGAAGCAAATCGTTTTTATAAATTAGAAATGAATGCAAGATTAGATGAATTTAATGATATGAAATTTAGTGATTACAGAATATTCGAGAAATTAGTTTTCTTAGTTCATTGGATAAGTTCGAATCATTCTCAGAATTGGTTACTCTCTCTTTTTTGGATTATAAATTTAACATATTTGTATTCTTATGTGTTAATCCAAGATTTTTTATTAGAATGCAAAACTTCTAATACTGAAATTTGTACTGAATATTATAATTTAATTCATATGATACATCCAGCTTTTTCTAATTATTTATTATATGTAAGTGCAGCTCTTACAATGATTGCTATACCATCATTGATTATGTGGATAAGTGAAGAGGGAAAGAGAAAAACTTTTCATTCAATGTTAGTTTTAATGTTAGTTAATAGTTACGTACTATATGCATATATTTCTTATGATTATAAACTAAAGTTTTTTTCAAATACAATTAATCCTTTTTCAATAATGATGGGAAATCAACATTTAATATTTTTAACTTTATTTTATAAAGTAGTAATTGCCTATTTAACTTATCAGCTTATTATTTCAATAAGACAAAACACAAGACGGAAGTGA
- the secF gene encoding protein translocase subunit SecF, producing the protein MEFFKGDKIYNFMGKRLPFLGFSTILVVTSIVLLLTKGVNFGIDFAGGTLVQVKYEKAAPIDKIRDILNKTKEYKNSSITKFGSDDEIIIRVTTSTNSVSSDLSDEIRNVLKGTGNFEIRRVDIVGPKVGGELREKGLMAFVLSLIVIMIYVSFRFEWRFALASILALVHDVTIALGAVSLFGIEVNLDILAAVLTLLGYSLNDTIIVFDRIREGVQTSKESDLSKVVNESVSRTLSRTTLTSLTTFFVVATLYFFGGEIINGFAFTLLVGIIVGTYSSIFIAASFLVQLKFSIEDFRTKEVEKIKKQKEKEKMRAMFEQGTV; encoded by the coding sequence ATGGAATTTTTTAAAGGCGATAAAATATATAATTTTATGGGTAAGAGATTACCATTTTTAGGTTTTTCTACTATTTTAGTTGTGACTTCAATCGTATTACTTCTTACAAAAGGTGTTAATTTTGGTATTGATTTTGCTGGTGGAACTTTAGTTCAAGTAAAATACGAAAAAGCTGCTCCAATTGATAAAATTAGAGATATTTTAAATAAAACAAAAGAGTACAAAAACTCTTCAATCACAAAATTTGGTAGCGATGATGAAATTATTATAAGAGTAACAACATCTACAAATAGTGTATCAAGTGATTTAAGTGATGAGATTAGAAATGTACTAAAAGGTACTGGAAACTTTGAAATAAGAAGAGTTGATATAGTAGGACCTAAAGTTGGTGGTGAATTGAGAGAAAAAGGATTGATGGCATTTGTTCTGTCATTAATTGTGATTATGATTTATGTATCCTTTAGATTTGAGTGGAGATTTGCCCTTGCTTCTATTTTGGCTTTAGTTCATGATGTTACTATTGCTTTAGGGGCAGTTAGTCTGTTTGGGATAGAAGTTAATCTTGATATTTTAGCAGCTGTTCTTACCTTATTGGGTTATTCATTAAATGATACGATTATTGTATTTGATAGAATTAGAGAGGGTGTTCAAACTTCAAAAGAGAGTGACCTTTCAAAAGTTGTAAATGAGTCTGTTTCAAGAACATTATCAAGAACTACTCTTACTTCATTGACAACATTCTTTGTTGTTGCGACTTTATATTTCTTTGGTGGAGAGATTATCAATGGTTTTGCCTTTACTTTATTAGTGGGTATTATTGTAGGTACTTATTCATCTATCTTTATCGCAGCTTCATTTTTAGTTCAATTAAAATTCTCTATTGAAGATTTTAGAACTAAAGAAGTTGAGAAGATTAAGAAACAAAAAGAGAAAGAGAAGATGAGGGCGATGTTTGAGCAAGGAACCGTATAA
- the yajC gene encoding preprotein translocase subunit YajC translates to MGQSGDLISSLLPLVALFAIFYFLIIRPQQKQAKQHKQMIADLKKGDKIVTNGGLIVEISKVEETSLTVKNVDGSEMKLARDFVARIAE, encoded by the coding sequence ATGGGTCAAAGCGGTGACTTAATAAGTTCATTATTACCTCTTGTTGCATTATTTGCAATATTCTACTTTTTAATTATTAGACCACAACAAAAGCAAGCTAAACAGCATAAGCAAATGATTGCGGATTTGAAAAAAGGTGACAAGATTGTAACAAATGGTGGCTTAATCGTTGAAATTTCAAAAGTTGAAGAGACTTCTTTAACTGTAAAAAATGTAGATGGTTCAGAAATGAAATTAGCAAGAGACTTCGTAGCAAGAATTGCTGAATAA
- the lptE gene encoding LPS assembly lipoprotein LptE, whose translation MRLKSIVLAVLIGLVFVACGYKPGSYYAKKEIQGKVFVDLKVNIEDPKNSVLIKDAMNELLVHKLDAKLVNKKELADTIVVVRLNSTSFATLQYDTDGYSKLYKATSSINVQYNNVKQKLRRNFNVSGTYDFSIDSGGTISDSKRFEAIKAATSKALDEVISKIAILSFKKPDLED comes from the coding sequence ATGAGATTAAAATCAATTGTATTAGCAGTTTTGATTGGGCTTGTATTTGTAGCTTGTGGTTATAAACCAGGTTCATATTATGCAAAAAAAGAGATTCAAGGAAAAGTATTTGTTGACCTAAAAGTTAATATAGAAGATCCTAAAAACTCAGTATTAATAAAAGATGCTATGAATGAATTATTAGTTCATAAATTAGATGCAAAATTAGTGAATAAGAAAGAACTAGCTGATACAATTGTTGTAGTAAGATTAAACTCTACTAGCTTTGCTACTTTACAATATGATACTGATGGTTATTCTAAACTATATAAAGCAACATCAAGTATAAATGTTCAATATAATAATGTAAAACAAAAGTTAAGAAGAAATTTTAATGTTTCTGGTACTTATGATTTTTCTATTGATAGTGGTGGAACGATTTCTGATAGTAAAAGATTTGAAGCAATTAAGGCTGCAACTTCAAAAGCTTTAGATGAAGTTATTTCAAAAATAGCAATATTATCATTTAAAAAACCTGACCTTGAAGATTAA
- a CDS encoding apolipoprotein N-acyltransferase: MFFLKRVYFNKINIIKGLITALLFSTPIYLAYFGFEIKIINTICLLLSLYFILKIDRISLFYSGFFVGILWFYWVSFSFRYYDLSYLIPLVILFFALVYALLFLLISIKDNIYLRAILFFALAFFNPFGFNWFKPDILLLDSYFEANKIVLGLIILSTIFLVKKRVLIYTICIIAISFIHINPKPTPLSDIDISLANFYFNQDYKWDRKNLATVVDENFKQINKAIKEHKDVVVLPETTFPFVLNKQEFILQNLLEKSHKITIIAGSLYYKDGEYKNSTYIFKAGNLKIASKVVLVPFGEEIPLPKIFRDFINKIFYNGAKDYTKASAPTDYRIKNISFRNAICYEATSEELYKNLGNTKNIIAISNNAWFTPSIEPSLQKLLLRLYSKIYGVNIYHEINGSENYIITP, translated from the coding sequence ATGTTTTTCCTAAAACGCGTGTATTTTAACAAAATCAATATAATAAAAGGCTTGATTACAGCTTTATTGTTCTCAACTCCTATATATTTAGCATATTTTGGATTTGAAATCAAGATAATCAATACAATTTGTTTACTTCTTTCTTTATATTTTATTCTAAAAATAGATAGAATTTCACTTTTTTATAGTGGTTTTTTTGTTGGGATTTTATGGTTTTATTGGGTGAGCTTTTCATTTAGATATTATGATTTAAGTTATTTAATTCCTCTTGTGATTTTATTTTTTGCTCTTGTATATGCTTTACTTTTTCTTTTAATTTCTATAAAAGACAATATATATTTAAGAGCCATTTTATTTTTTGCTTTGGCTTTTTTTAACCCTTTTGGTTTTAACTGGTTCAAACCCGATATTTTACTTTTAGATAGTTATTTTGAAGCCAATAAAATAGTTCTAGGACTTATAATCTTATCTACAATATTTTTAGTAAAAAAAAGAGTTCTTATTTATACAATATGTATAATTGCTATTTCCTTTATACACATAAATCCAAAGCCAACACCTTTAAGTGATATTGATATTTCTTTAGCAAATTTTTATTTTAATCAAGATTATAAATGGGATAGAAAAAATTTAGCAACCGTTGTTGATGAGAACTTCAAACAAATAAATAAGGCAATAAAAGAGCACAAAGATGTAGTTGTATTACCTGAAACTACTTTTCCTTTTGTATTAAATAAACAAGAATTTATACTACAAAATTTATTGGAAAAATCACATAAAATCACAATTATAGCTGGTTCTTTATATTATAAAGATGGAGAATATAAAAACTCAACTTATATTTTCAAAGCTGGAAATTTAAAAATAGCCTCAAAAGTTGTTTTAGTTCCTTTTGGAGAAGAGATTCCTTTACCTAAAATATTTAGAGATTTTATAAATAAGATATTTTATAATGGAGCGAAAGATTATACAAAAGCTAGTGCACCAACAGATTATAGAATCAAAAATATCTCTTTTAGAAATGCTATTTGCTATGAGGCTACAAGTGAAGAGTTATATAAAAACCTAGGAAATACAAAAAATATTATTGCCATATCAAATAATGCTTGGTTTACCCCATCTATTGAACCAAGCTTGCAAAAACTTTTGTTAAGACTCTATTCAAAAATATATGGAGTTAATATCTATCATGAGATAAATGGAAGTGAAAATTATATCATCACCCCTTGA
- a CDS encoding folylpolyglutamate synthase/dihydrofolate synthase family protein has translation MKINFKEIPLKEFLEYKTMYYDKIDFTIVQNSFELLKQEIKIPFIIHIVGTNGKGTTGRFLAKYLSSIGKDVLHYSSPHITKFNERIWINDFDVSDSLLDEAHKFLQKILDTPLLEKLTYFEYTTLLSFYLSSNRDYLILEAGLGGEFDATNVATNDLSLITTIDLDHQSFLGNSIKEISLTKMRACDKVMIVGSQIHEEVYLHAKIIEEERNIKLLSLDDFKIDVSSLKNFFPKYLLKNISLVIATLKYLNIDVDIKKFENMKLNGRCEKYKNNITLDVGHNPLAARSILEEFKNKKINLIYNSYADKDYEKVLQILKPIIKKLYILPLDDKRVVKKSDLMIVCANLNIITDVFKNEIIQDEEYLVFGSFLVIEKFLKIEKSLDEDIK, from the coding sequence TTGAAGATTAATTTTAAAGAAATACCTTTAAAAGAGTTTTTAGAATATAAAACTATGTACTATGATAAAATAGATTTTACCATAGTACAAAACTCTTTTGAGCTTTTAAAACAAGAGATAAAAATACCTTTTATTATCCACATTGTTGGGACAAATGGTAAAGGTACTACAGGAAGATTTTTAGCAAAATATTTATCAAGTATTGGCAAAGATGTTCTACACTATAGCTCTCCCCATATAACAAAGTTTAATGAAAGAATTTGGATAAATGATTTTGATGTAAGTGATTCACTTCTTGATGAGGCCCATAAATTTTTACAAAAGATTTTAGATACACCTTTACTTGAAAAATTAACATATTTCGAATACACAACACTTTTATCATTTTATTTAAGTTCTAATCGAGATTATCTCATCTTAGAAGCTGGACTTGGGGGAGAATTTGATGCCACAAATGTTGCTACAAATGACCTCTCTCTTATTACTACAATTGACTTAGATCATCAATCTTTTCTTGGAAATAGTATAAAAGAGATTTCTTTAACAAAAATGCGAGCTTGTGATAAGGTTATGATTGTAGGTTCTCAAATACATGAAGAAGTTTATTTGCATGCAAAAATTATTGAAGAAGAGAGAAATATAAAGTTACTAAGCCTTGATGATTTTAAAATTGATGTAAGTAGTTTAAAAAACTTTTTTCCTAAATACCTATTAAAAAACATCTCTTTAGTTATTGCTACATTAAAATATTTAAACATTGATGTTGATATTAAGAAATTTGAGAATATGAAATTAAATGGTAGGTGTGAGAAATATAAAAATAATATTACTTTGGATGTAGGACATAATCCTCTTGCAGCAAGAAGTATTTTAGAAGAGTTTAAAAATAAAAAAATTAATTTAATTTATAATAGTTATGCAGATAAAGATTATGAAAAAGTTTTACAAATATTAAAACCTATAATAAAAAAGTTGTATATACTACCTTTGGATGATAAAAGAGTAGTAAAAAAGAGTGATTTAATGATTGTTTGTGCTAATTTGAATATAATAACAGATGTATTTAAAAATGAGATAATCCAAGATGAAGAGTACTTAGTCTTTGGGTCATTTTTAGTAATTGAAAAATTTTTGAAGATTGAGAAAAGTTTAGATGAAGATATTAAATAA
- a CDS encoding DUF6394 family protein translates to MDWGKVTYIFFSLMSLTTTAGFLYEPNSLALFLAAGVNVISTILKLGVRNLLSAELLASSLVADLHLIPAFMVLTFMGDERLAIALAIGAIVANIFSIALALIESAKSQEKDEF, encoded by the coding sequence ATGGATTGGGGTAAAGTAACCTATATATTCTTTTCACTAATGTCTTTAACTACAACGGCAGGGTTTTTATATGAACCAAACTCTTTAGCACTATTTTTAGCAGCTGGGGTTAATGTAATATCTACTATTTTAAAATTAGGTGTTAGAAACTTATTATCTGCAGAATTACTTGCAAGTTCTTTAGTTGCTGATTTACACTTGATACCTGCGTTTATGGTTCTTACTTTTATGGGTGATGAAAGATTGGCTATAGCTCTTGCTATTGGAGCAATTGTTGCAAATATATTCTCAATAGCCTTAGCACTAATAGAAAGTGCAAAAAGTCAGGAAAAGGATGAGTTTTAA
- the leuS gene encoding leucine--tRNA ligase, translating into MEYNPQEIEKKWQNYWLENNSFEPSDDTKKDKKYILSMFPYPSGRIHMGHVRNYCLGDAFARFFRKSNFNVLHPIGWDSFGMPAENAAIKHKLHPKKWTYENIDYMRKELHGLGLSFSKNREFATSDELYTRWEQEFIIKMFEEGLLYKKSTTVNWCPHDLTVLANEQLEEGCCWRCGTPVEQKEMPGYYVAITKFAQELLDDLKDLEGSWPSQVLTMQENWIGRSEGLEFSFELTKDARYKLNKNFASFDVFTTRPDTIYGVSYTALSPEHPIVKYLLENELLDENKLNKIKAMQKVSERDRATMPKEGVSLELDVLHPLTGKTIPVWVANFVLVSYGSGAVMAVPAHDQRDFEFAQEYDLPIEQVIVGKEGVISNMREAYTEPGTLINSEGFTNLDNKKAQKAIIYHFEQNSFGTKKINYKLRDWGVSRQRYWGAPIPFIHCDSCGLVPEKIENLPVALPEDVEITGEGNPLDNHPTWKHTTCPKCGKPALRETDTLDTFVQSSWYFLRYATNNKKWNSVGISKEDSDYWMDVDQYIGGIEHAILHLLYSRFFTKALNKLGYTNSKEPFKKLLTQGMVLKDGAKMSKSKGNVVDPDKIVEKYGADTARLFMLFAAPPTKELDWNDSAVDGAFKFIKRFTAKVEMAEGISIEDINSIDHDSLSKEEKETRKKVYEALQKSNEVFSKTYAFNTLIAASMEALNALNTQDNKTVWAEGYYILTNILEPIIPHLCWELSNELFELKNFNNDIKVKEEVFVSDTIPIAITINGKKRAEIEVAPNASKEEVLAIAKEASSKWIDGKEIIKEIVVPNKLVNLVIKG; encoded by the coding sequence ATGGAGTATAATCCACAAGAGATAGAAAAAAAATGGCAAAACTATTGGTTAGAAAACAATAGCTTTGAACCAAGTGATGATACAAAAAAAGATAAAAAATATATTTTAAGTATGTTTCCATACCCAAGTGGTAGGATACATATGGGACATGTTAGAAATTATTGTTTAGGTGATGCATTTGCTAGATTTTTTAGAAAATCAAATTTCAATGTATTACATCCAATTGGTTGGGATAGTTTTGGAATGCCAGCTGAAAATGCTGCTATTAAGCACAAACTTCATCCTAAAAAATGGACTTATGAAAACATAGATTACATGAGAAAAGAGCTTCATGGTTTAGGTTTAAGTTTCTCAAAAAACAGAGAATTTGCTACTAGTGATGAACTTTATACAAGATGGGAACAAGAATTTATTATCAAGATGTTTGAAGAGGGACTTTTATACAAAAAATCAACAACAGTAAACTGGTGTCCTCATGATTTAACTGTTTTAGCTAATGAGCAATTAGAAGAGGGGTGTTGTTGGAGATGTGGTACTCCTGTTGAGCAAAAAGAGATGCCAGGGTATTATGTGGCAATTACAAAATTTGCTCAAGAATTACTTGATGATTTAAAAGATCTAGAAGGGTCATGGCCATCACAAGTTCTTACTATGCAAGAGAACTGGATAGGAAGAAGTGAAGGTTTAGAGTTTAGTTTTGAACTTACAAAAGATGCAAGATATAAATTAAATAAAAATTTTGCTTCATTTGATGTATTTACAACTAGACCTGATACTATTTATGGGGTTTCATATACAGCACTTTCACCAGAACATCCAATAGTAAAATATTTACTAGAAAATGAATTATTAGATGAAAATAAACTAAATAAAATAAAAGCTATGCAAAAAGTAAGTGAAAGAGATAGGGCAACTATGCCTAAAGAAGGTGTTTCTTTAGAATTAGATGTTCTTCATCCATTAACTGGAAAAACAATTCCAGTATGGGTTGCAAACTTTGTATTGGTATCTTATGGAAGTGGTGCAGTTATGGCAGTACCTGCCCATGACCAAAGGGATTTTGAATTTGCACAAGAGTATGACTTACCAATTGAGCAAGTAATTGTTGGAAAAGAGGGTGTTATCTCAAATATGAGAGAAGCTTATACTGAACCTGGAACGCTTATTAATTCAGAAGGTTTTACAAACTTAGATAATAAAAAAGCACAAAAAGCAATAATTTATCATTTTGAACAAAACTCTTTTGGAACAAAAAAAATTAATTATAAACTAAGAGATTGGGGAGTTTCAAGACAAAGATATTGGGGAGCACCGATTCCATTTATCCATTGTGATTCTTGTGGTTTAGTTCCTGAAAAAATTGAAAATCTTCCAGTTGCCTTACCAGAAGATGTTGAGATTACAGGTGAGGGAAATCCCCTTGATAATCACCCAACATGGAAACATACAACTTGTCCAAAATGTGGTAAACCAGCACTAAGAGAGACAGATACTCTTGATACTTTTGTTCAATCATCTTGGTACTTTTTAAGATATGCAACAAATAATAAAAAATGGAATAGTGTAGGTATTTCAAAAGAAGATAGTGATTATTGGATGGATGTTGACCAATATATTGGTGGGATTGAACATGCTATTTTACATCTTCTTTATTCTAGATTTTTCACAAAAGCTTTAAATAAACTAGGGTATACAAACTCTAAAGAGCCATTTAAAAAACTTCTTACTCAAGGTATGGTTTTAAAAGATGGGGCAAAAATGTCAAAATCTAAAGGAAATGTTGTAGATCCTGATAAGATTGTTGAAAAGTATGGAGCTGATACAGCTAGATTGTTTATGCTTTTTGCTGCGCCTCCTACTAAAGAGCTTGATTGGAATGATAGTGCTGTTGATGGGGCATTTAAATTTATCAAAAGGTTTACAGCAAAAGTTGAAATGGCTGAGGGTATTTCAATTGAAGATATAAATTCAATTGACCATGATTCTTTAAGTAAAGAAGAAAAAGAAACTAGAAAAAAAGTTTATGAAGCTTTACAAAAATCAAATGAAGTATTTTCTAAAACTTATGCTTTCAATACTTTAATTGCAGCTTCAATGGAAGCGCTGAATGCTTTAAATACACAAGACAATAAAACAGTTTGGGCAGAAGGATATTATATTTTAACAAATATTTTAGAGCCTATTATTCCTCACTTATGTTGGGAATTATCAAATGAGTTATTTGAATTAAAAAATTTCAATAATGATATAAAAGTAAAAGAAGAGGTTTTTGTATCCGATACTATACCAATAGCTATTACCATAAATGGTAAGAAAAGAGCAGAGATAGAAGTTGCTCCAAATGCTTCAAAAGAAGAAGTTTTAGCAATAGCTAAAGAAGCTTCTTCAAAATGGATAGATGGAAAAGAAATAATAAAAGAAATAGTTGTTCCAAATAAATTGGTAAACTTAGTAATTAAGGGATAA
- the secD gene encoding protein translocase subunit SecD produces the protein MKILNYRLIIFILSIIFGVAFSMPSFLQTNSGKKISLGLDLQGGLHLLLGVKTQEAVVSKIKSIAATVKYYTDDEEILIEDLSINPDSVTFTVLDPDEVKRVDDMLKKIKGLVISKSQDNNYELTLTPQEIALTKDQAVSQAVETIRNRLDQFGLAEPTVIRQGKTDIVVELPGIKTQADEQAARELISKPANLELMAVDEDRADQVYTMSGSEASQYGDIILEDAKDPAKKYLVKEIPILNGSQVTDAQVAFDKSNQAIINFTLNSIGAKVFGDFTAKSVGKRLAIVLDGKVYSAPNIRERIGGGSGQISGGFSVVEAGNVAIALRSGALPASVELLEKRSVGPSLGADSIKASMIALIAGFALVVVFMIVYYGMAGVIANVALVTNIFIIIAIMAMFGATLTLPGMAGIVLTVGMAVDANVIITERIKELLRNKVSITKAVEDGYSNAMRAILDANVTTLLVSVILYVYGTGPIKGFAITISIGILASMLTAILGTHGIYESLLPKMNREKNLRKWFGMK, from the coding sequence TTGAAAATCTTAAATTATAGACTTATCATATTTATATTAAGCATTATTTTTGGTGTCGCATTTTCTATGCCATCATTTCTCCAAACCAATTCTGGTAAAAAAATCTCATTAGGACTTGACTTACAAGGTGGACTTCATCTTTTATTAGGTGTAAAAACTCAAGAAGCAGTAGTATCTAAAATCAAATCAATAGCAGCAACAGTAAAGTATTATACTGATGATGAAGAGATATTGATAGAGGATTTATCAATAAATCCAGATAGTGTTACCTTTACTGTACTTGATCCAGATGAAGTTAAAAGAGTCGATGATATGCTTAAAAAAATCAAAGGTTTAGTTATTTCAAAAAGTCAAGACAATAACTATGAATTAACTTTAACTCCTCAAGAGATTGCACTTACAAAAGACCAAGCTGTTTCACAAGCTGTTGAGACTATTCGAAATAGACTTGACCAATTTGGTTTAGCTGAACCTACAGTTATTAGACAAGGTAAAACTGATATTGTGGTTGAACTTCCAGGAATAAAAACTCAAGCAGATGAACAAGCAGCAAGAGAACTTATCTCAAAACCAGCTAACTTAGAACTTATGGCTGTGGATGAAGATAGAGCTGATCAAGTTTATACTATGAGTGGTTCTGAAGCTTCACAATATGGAGATATTATTTTAGAAGATGCAAAAGATCCTGCTAAAAAATATCTTGTAAAAGAAATACCGATTTTAAATGGAAGTCAAGTAACAGATGCACAAGTTGCTTTTGATAAATCAAATCAAGCAATCATTAACTTTACACTTAATTCTATTGGTGCAAAAGTTTTTGGTGACTTTACAGCAAAAAGTGTTGGAAAAAGACTTGCTATTGTTTTAGATGGTAAAGTTTATTCTGCACCAAATATTAGAGAAAGAATTGGTGGTGGAAGCGGACAAATTTCTGGTGGATTTAGTGTTGTTGAAGCTGGAAATGTAGCAATTGCACTTAGAAGTGGAGCCTTACCTGCTTCTGTTGAGTTATTAGAAAAAAGAAGTGTTGGACCATCTTTAGGAGCTGATTCTATTAAAGCATCTATGATAGCACTTATTGCTGGATTTGCTTTAGTTGTAGTGTTTATGATTGTTTATTATGGTATGGCAGGTGTTATTGCAAATGTTGCACTTGTGACTAATATTTTTATAATCATAGCTATTATGGCGATGTTTGGAGCGACCTTAACCCTACCTGGAATGGCAGGTATTGTATTAACAGTAGGTATGGCTGTTGATGCCAATGTTATTATCACAGAGAGAATAAAAGAGTTACTTCGAAATAAAGTATCTATTACAAAAGCTGTAGAAGATGGATATTCAAATGCAATGAGAGCAATCTTAGATGCAAATGTTACAACCTTACTTGTATCAGTTATCCTTTATGTTTATGGAACAGGACCTATTAAAGGGTTTGCTATTACTATTTCTATTGGTATCTTAGCATCTATGTTAACAGCTATTTTAGGTACACATGGTATCTATGAGTCTTTATTACCTAAGATGAATAGAGAGAAAAATTTAAGAAAATGGTTTGGGATGAAATAA